The proteins below come from a single Limnobaculum xujianqingii genomic window:
- a CDS encoding S8 family serine peptidase: MLTLSACGGGGGGGGGGGNDGVGGTSVPTTPPAETTAPVISATEPFTRDTYNQNLFITHAAEARMAGYTGAGVIVGLVDSGVLTTNLALQGKISQSLTYVDPSTNNTSVGDVRGHGTSVAQTLAGQRVGPFSGGTAPGVTIVSGRIISDTSSSAGTKGYSLAQVNYDMANAGAKILNNSWSMPDWSVTDTSTTNSYVNAYQYFVVSHGGLVVFASGNDSDITPTKIASLPTIANSAALEKGWLVVSSVNVNRPDELSAYANACGISMNYCLVAPGTVSVLSQNAETGALSNSLVSGTSFATPQVTGAAAMVWQAFPYFTNDLVRQTLLGTATDIGAPGVDATFGYGMLNVDAAVRGPAKFDWGDVSVSFSGYSSTWGNSISGTGGLIKNGTGTLVLGKDATYTGLTQVLGGTLASDNGLVSAVNIGPSGTLDVRRVGGNVNNQGSVVLRNGQTNFNSNYTQTADGHLALVLGSTLNVQGTASLAGDLHVLAVPQGYVTTTQRQDVLTAQGGLTGKFATFTKASGVFLDATPDYSNSQVWLNIQRVQATNVAGVEYNAAATSGATRVEQAFTQLDQQLANSPTPADAKMSEFLSGAASLQQSPNAQTAQASLESLSGQLPAAAMAMTMQAVNVNNRQVSDHIAQLMDSPRSNAWTGNINYQSNLNSTGFSGVNYNMNGWVMGQDVFLDKNTFIGSSLTRSNTNGSLSRGSESSSGTVGEASLYGGKIFDSYYVTGRIASGYYDGQQKRTLLLGNQTARVNSDQSGNYFTLGSEMGYRMKKEGWQFTPYVDSQYISLKQDAFKENGASGFGLQANSQTTTRWQAGVGARAGYGWDMGNKGKVNLTAQTHYQRAIAQDNGSYNASFTGVNQYMPLDGVPLSRDVMMVGSGLEWEFSDNMALNMMYEQYFADNQQSNMVNMNVSVRF; this comes from the coding sequence ATGTTAACCCTTTCTGCCTGTGGTGGCGGAGGTGGAGGCGGTGGCGGCGGTGGTAATGACGGCGTTGGCGGCACTTCTGTTCCAACAACCCCTCCGGCAGAGACTACCGCTCCCGTTATCTCAGCGACAGAACCATTTACTCGCGATACCTACAATCAGAATCTGTTTATTACTCATGCCGCAGAAGCCCGTATGGCGGGGTATACCGGTGCCGGAGTGATTGTTGGTTTGGTTGATAGTGGGGTATTAACGACCAATCTGGCACTTCAGGGCAAAATTTCCCAGTCACTGACCTATGTTGACCCAAGTACTAACAATACCAGCGTGGGGGATGTCCGTGGTCACGGTACTTCAGTCGCTCAAACTTTGGCAGGACAGCGGGTTGGCCCCTTCTCCGGTGGCACAGCACCAGGTGTTACTATTGTCAGCGGACGCATTATCTCTGATACCTCCAGTTCCGCAGGCACTAAGGGCTATTCATTAGCCCAAGTGAATTATGATATGGCAAATGCGGGCGCTAAAATTCTGAATAACTCATGGAGCATGCCTGACTGGTCGGTTACTGATACATCAACCACTAACAGTTATGTTAATGCTTATCAATATTTTGTCGTTTCTCATGGCGGATTAGTGGTGTTTGCCAGCGGTAATGATAGTGATATTACGCCAACCAAAATTGCCTCTTTGCCAACCATTGCTAATTCAGCTGCTTTAGAAAAAGGATGGCTGGTGGTTAGTTCAGTGAATGTGAATCGACCGGATGAGCTTTCTGCTTATGCGAATGCCTGTGGTATCAGCATGAATTATTGTCTGGTGGCTCCGGGTACGGTATCCGTTCTCAGTCAAAATGCAGAAACTGGAGCGTTAAGTAACTCACTGGTTTCTGGTACATCATTTGCTACCCCTCAGGTAACTGGTGCTGCCGCAATGGTGTGGCAAGCATTTCCCTATTTTACTAATGATTTAGTTCGCCAGACTCTGTTGGGAACAGCAACCGATATTGGTGCTCCTGGCGTTGATGCGACATTTGGTTATGGCATGCTCAATGTTGATGCTGCGGTACGTGGCCCGGCGAAGTTTGATTGGGGTGATGTCAGCGTTTCATTCAGCGGTTATAGCTCAACATGGGGTAACTCAATCAGTGGAACAGGCGGTCTGATTAAGAATGGCACCGGTACGTTGGTACTTGGAAAAGATGCGACTTATACCGGTTTAACTCAAGTATTAGGTGGTACGCTGGCTTCCGATAACGGATTGGTTTCTGCGGTAAACATTGGCCCTTCCGGTACGCTGGATGTCCGTCGTGTTGGCGGTAACGTTAATAACCAGGGCAGTGTGGTATTACGTAATGGTCAAACCAACTTCAACAGTAATTATACCCAAACTGCTGATGGTCATTTAGCACTGGTATTAGGCTCTACGTTGAATGTTCAGGGAACCGCATCTCTGGCTGGCGATCTTCACGTACTGGCGGTACCTCAGGGGTATGTCACCACAACTCAACGTCAGGATGTGTTAACCGCTCAGGGTGGCTTAACCGGAAAATTTGCTACTTTCACCAAGGCATCCGGCGTTTTTCTGGATGCAACACCTGATTACAGTAACAGTCAGGTTTGGTTGAATATTCAACGAGTACAGGCCACCAATGTTGCCGGTGTTGAATATAATGCGGCAGCAACCTCCGGAGCTACCCGGGTTGAGCAAGCATTTACTCAATTGGATCAACAACTGGCTAACTCACCAACTCCGGCTGATGCCAAAATGTCTGAATTTTTGAGTGGTGCAGCCAGTTTGCAGCAGTCACCGAATGCTCAGACTGCTCAAGCCTCACTGGAAAGCCTGTCCGGACAACTACCTGCCGCCGCAATGGCCATGACGATGCAGGCGGTTAACGTTAATAATCGTCAGGTTTCTGACCATATTGCTCAACTGATGGATTCCCCAAGAAGTAATGCCTGGACTGGTAATATTAACTATCAAAGTAATCTGAACAGCACCGGTTTCTCTGGTGTTAATTACAATATGAACGGCTGGGTGATGGGGCAGGACGTTTTTCTGGATAAAAATACCTTTATCGGTAGCTCACTTACCCGCAGTAATACCAACGGTAGCCTGAGTCGCGGCTCAGAAAGCAGCAGCGGTACTGTAGGTGAAGCTTCTTTATATGGCGGTAAGATCTTTGATTCTTATTACGTAACCGGGCGTATTGCATCTGGCTACTACGATGGTCAACAAAAACGGACGCTGTTATTGGGTAATCAAACTGCACGCGTTAACAGCGATCAAAGTGGTAATTACTTCACCCTTGGTAGTGAAATGGGTTATCGCATGAAGAAAGAGGGCTGGCAGTTCACTCCTTATGTTGATAGCCAATACATCAGCCTGAAACAGGATGCCTTTAAGGAAAATGGTGCTTCTGGTTTTGGCTTACAGGCTAATTCCCAAACCACTACCCGCTGGCAGGCTGGTGTAGGTGCTCGTGCCGGTTACGGTTGGGATATGGGAAATAAAGGTAAGGTTAACCTGACAGCCCAAACTCACTATCAACGCGCTATTGCTCAGGATAATGGTAGCTATAACGCCAGCTTTACTGGCGTGAACCAATACATGCCGCTGGATGGTGTTCCATTGTCGCGCGATGTGATGATGGTTGGTAGCGGCCTGGAGTGGGAGTTCTCGGATAACATGGCGCTAAATATGATGTATGAGCAGTATTTTGCTGATAACCAGCAGTCGAATATGGTGAATATGAATGTCAGTGTCAGGTTTTGA
- the birA gene encoding bifunctional biotin--[acetyl-CoA-carboxylase] ligase/biotin operon repressor BirA: MKNIAVPLQLVKILSDGEFHSGEQIGAELGMSRAAINKYMQTLRDWGLDVFTVPGKGYSLPASIQLLDEQLIKQRLTEGRVTVLPVIDSTNQYLMERLDQLQSGDACVAEYQQAGRGRRGRQWFSPFGANLYLSMFWRLEQGPAAAIGLSLVIGIVMAEVLRKLGAEGVKVKWPNDLYLNDRKLAGILVELTGKTGDAANVVIGAGINLSMREPDSNVVNQQWANLADSGIAIDRNELVPCLLSTLRESLIQFEQQGLAPFISRWRKLDNFIDRPVKLLIGEQQIHGIARGIDKQGALLLDQDGVLKPFIGGEISLRPDND; encoded by the coding sequence ATGAAAAACATTGCGGTGCCGTTGCAACTGGTAAAGATATTATCTGACGGAGAATTCCACTCCGGTGAGCAAATTGGCGCTGAGCTGGGTATGAGTCGTGCCGCTATCAATAAATATATGCAAACCCTGCGAGATTGGGGATTAGATGTATTTACCGTTCCCGGTAAAGGCTATAGCTTGCCTGCTTCAATCCAGCTGCTTGATGAGCAATTAATTAAACAGCGTTTGACTGAAGGGCGGGTGACGGTATTACCGGTCATTGATTCCACTAATCAGTATTTGATGGAGCGACTCGATCAGCTCCAGTCCGGTGATGCCTGTGTGGCTGAATATCAGCAGGCAGGTCGCGGTCGTCGCGGTCGCCAGTGGTTTTCTCCCTTTGGTGCTAACCTGTATCTTTCTATGTTTTGGCGTCTGGAGCAGGGGCCGGCAGCGGCTATTGGTCTTAGTCTGGTGATTGGTATCGTTATGGCTGAAGTTCTGCGGAAACTCGGTGCAGAAGGGGTAAAGGTAAAATGGCCGAATGACCTTTATCTGAACGATCGTAAGCTGGCCGGAATCCTGGTTGAATTGACCGGAAAAACCGGTGATGCCGCCAATGTGGTGATTGGAGCCGGTATCAATTTGAGCATGCGTGAGCCAGACAGCAATGTGGTTAATCAGCAATGGGCAAATCTGGCTGATAGCGGCATCGCTATCGATCGTAACGAGTTAGTACCCTGCTTACTTTCAACCTTGCGGGAATCACTGATTCAGTTTGAACAGCAGGGACTGGCTCCGTTTATTTCTCGCTGGCGTAAGCTGGATAACTTTATCGATCGTCCGGTAAAACTGTTAATTGGCGAACAGCAAATTCATGGTATTGCCAGGGGGATTGATAAGCAGGGGGCACTGTTGTTGGATCAGGATGGCGTACTTAAACCGTTTATTGGCGGAGAAATCTCTCTGCGTCCTGATAACGACTAA
- the coaA gene encoding type I pantothenate kinase, producing MNNKQQLFALGPYMEFSRKQWAALRDSEPLTLTEQEIINLKGINEDLSLDEVSQVYLPLSRLLNFYIDSNLQNQAVLEKFLGIKNQRVPYIISVAGSVAVGKSTSARVLQALLSRWSTHRRVELVTTDGFLHPNHILRERDMMQKKGFPQSYDIQNLVRFVSDIKSGVPRVEAPVYSHLTYDILPGETQIIEQPDILILEGLNVLQSGMDYPQSPHRVFVSDFVDFSIYVDAKEDLLHQWYVNRFLKFRKGAFSDPDSYFHSYAQLSEEEAVNIANNIWLEINGKNLIQNILPTRERASLILTKGDNHAVEKVRLRK from the coding sequence ATGAATAACAAACAACAACTATTTGCTTTAGGCCCCTACATGGAATTTAGTCGTAAGCAGTGGGCTGCTCTGAGGGATTCAGAGCCATTGACGTTAACCGAACAAGAAATTATTAACCTGAAAGGGATCAACGAAGACCTGTCGCTGGACGAGGTTTCTCAGGTCTATCTGCCGCTTTCTCGTCTGTTAAATTTTTACATCGACAGTAACCTGCAAAATCAGGCAGTACTGGAGAAGTTTCTGGGAATTAAAAACCAACGGGTTCCTTACATTATCAGCGTTGCTGGTAGCGTTGCCGTGGGTAAAAGCACCAGTGCTCGGGTGCTACAGGCGCTGTTGAGCCGTTGGTCTACACATCGGCGAGTTGAATTAGTCACCACCGATGGTTTTCTGCACCCCAATCATATTCTGCGTGAGCGGGATATGATGCAGAAAAAGGGATTTCCTCAGTCCTATGATATTCAGAATCTGGTGCGTTTTGTTTCAGATATTAAATCAGGCGTACCGCGGGTAGAAGCGCCGGTCTATTCACATCTGACTTACGATATTTTACCGGGTGAGACTCAAATTATTGAACAACCGGATATTCTGATTCTTGAAGGGCTAAACGTGTTGCAGAGCGGAATGGATTATCCTCAGTCGCCGCATCGGGTCTTCGTTTCCGATTTTGTCGACTTTTCTATTTATGTTGATGCTAAAGAAGATCTACTGCATCAATGGTACGTTAATCGCTTCCTTAAATTCCGTAAAGGCGCGTTCTCCGATCCTGACTCTTATTTCCACAGTTATGCACAACTGTCGGAAGAGGAAGCAGTTAATATTGCCAACAATATCTGGCTGGAGATTAATGGAAAGAACCTGATTCAGAATATTCTGCCCACCAGAGAAAGGGCCAGCCTGATTCTGACAAAAGGGGATAATCATGCAGTAGAGAAAGTCCGGTTGCGTAAATAA
- the hypF gene encoding carbamoyltransferase HypF, translating into MISNGIQLRVKGKVQGVGFRPYVWQLAHDLALAGDVCNDAEGVLIRLVMPPEDIYQTFLTQLYQRCPPLARIESITPHSLDWQTLPADFAIRSSGEGHMDTQVIPDAATCPSCLSELYHPEDRRYHYPFINCTHCGPRFTIIRKMPYDRPNTAMAEFPLCPACLVEYESPADRRFHAQPNACPVCGPHIWLSRKGDASTTGITGDNALQQAADLLLSGGILAIKGLGGFHLACDATNSDAVNKLRQRKHRPSKPLAVMLPSAQWLNYCSQEQDDGLKQLLKSSPAPIILLTQSLGSPLSDAICPGLDEVGMMLPSNPLQHLLTGMVNRPLVMTSGNSSGKPPALSNQQAQDDLADIADLWLMHNRDIVQRADDSVIRYHRGKAEMLRRARGYVPDAIELPDGFEHIPPILSMGADLKNTFCLLRGNAAVLSQHLGDLDDLDIQQQYQQSLTLFEDIYQFTPEAIVVDAHPGYVSHRYGRELAAQRRLPIIEVLHHHAHIAACLAEHGWRKEQGPVIGLALDGLGYGKNGQLWGGECLLVDYQHCEHLGGLPSVAMPGGDKASSQPWRNLLAQWLRFVPNWQNYSAAAVINRENWQPLATAIERGLNSPQASSCGRLFDAVAAALAICPSAISWEGEAACKLEALARQCCRTAHPVTMPVVNNQLDLATFWNQWLAYQAPAAERAYAFHDALAQGFASMAKMFASQHQIDIVVLSGGVMHNRLLRELLIHYLGDMQVIWPERLPMGDGGLSLGQAIIAAAR; encoded by the coding sequence GTGATATCGAATGGGATACAGCTTCGGGTTAAAGGAAAAGTACAGGGGGTTGGCTTCCGTCCCTATGTCTGGCAATTAGCTCATGATTTAGCGTTAGCAGGCGATGTCTGCAATGATGCTGAAGGTGTTCTGATTCGTCTGGTGATGCCACCAGAAGATATTTATCAGACCTTTTTAACCCAGCTTTATCAGCGCTGCCCGCCGCTGGCCCGGATAGAGAGTATTACCCCTCACTCTTTAGACTGGCAGACCTTACCAGCGGATTTTGCCATTCGCAGCAGCGGTGAAGGTCATATGGATACTCAAGTGATACCCGATGCAGCAACTTGCCCCAGTTGCCTGAGTGAACTTTATCACCCTGAAGATCGTCGTTATCACTACCCTTTCATTAACTGTACCCATTGTGGTCCACGCTTTACTATTATTCGTAAAATGCCTTATGACCGACCCAATACGGCAATGGCTGAATTTCCTTTGTGTCCAGCCTGTTTAGTGGAGTATGAATCACCGGCAGACCGTCGTTTTCATGCTCAGCCCAATGCCTGCCCGGTTTGTGGCCCTCACATCTGGCTTAGTCGTAAAGGTGACGCATCAACCACTGGAATAACCGGAGATAATGCGTTGCAACAAGCCGCTGATTTACTGTTAAGCGGCGGTATTCTAGCCATTAAAGGTTTGGGTGGCTTTCATTTGGCCTGTGATGCCACCAATAGTGATGCAGTTAATAAATTACGCCAACGTAAGCATCGCCCGTCTAAACCTTTAGCGGTTATGTTGCCTTCTGCACAATGGCTGAATTATTGTAGTCAGGAACAGGATGACGGATTAAAACAGCTGTTGAAAAGCAGTCCGGCCCCAATTATTTTGCTGACTCAATCTCTGGGTTCTCCTTTAAGTGATGCCATTTGCCCCGGGTTGGATGAGGTAGGAATGATGCTGCCATCAAATCCTTTGCAGCATTTGCTGACTGGTATGGTGAACAGGCCGCTGGTGATGACTTCCGGTAATTCGTCAGGTAAACCGCCGGCATTGTCAAATCAGCAGGCGCAGGATGATTTAGCCGATATTGCCGACCTGTGGTTGATGCATAATCGGGATATTGTGCAGCGGGCAGATGACTCGGTAATACGCTACCACCGTGGTAAAGCGGAGATGTTACGTCGTGCCAGAGGCTATGTACCTGATGCTATTGAATTGCCGGACGGTTTTGAACATATACCACCGATTCTGTCCATGGGTGCCGATCTGAAAAATACTTTTTGCTTACTAAGAGGTAACGCGGCGGTACTCAGCCAGCACTTAGGCGATCTGGATGATTTAGATATTCAGCAGCAGTATCAGCAATCACTGACACTATTTGAAGATATTTATCAATTTACACCAGAGGCTATTGTAGTTGATGCCCATCCGGGCTATGTCAGTCATCGTTATGGCAGAGAACTGGCGGCACAGCGTAGATTACCGATTATAGAAGTTTTGCATCATCATGCCCATATTGCAGCCTGTCTGGCAGAGCACGGCTGGCGAAAAGAGCAAGGGCCAGTAATTGGTTTGGCTTTGGATGGTCTGGGATACGGTAAAAATGGTCAGTTGTGGGGTGGGGAATGCCTGCTGGTTGATTATCAGCATTGTGAGCATCTTGGTGGATTACCTTCAGTGGCGATGCCGGGAGGTGATAAGGCTTCCTCTCAACCATGGCGTAATCTTTTAGCTCAGTGGCTGCGCTTTGTTCCCAACTGGCAGAACTATTCTGCTGCGGCAGTGATTAATCGGGAAAACTGGCAGCCATTAGCTACTGCAATTGAACGAGGACTAAACTCCCCGCAAGCGTCTTCCTGTGGCCGTTTGTTTGATGCGGTTGCGGCTGCGTTGGCAATCTGTCCTTCTGCTATCAGTTGGGAGGGTGAGGCGGCCTGTAAGCTGGAGGCGTTGGCTCGACAATGTTGCCGAACCGCTCACCCGGTAACTATGCCTGTTGTGAATAATCAGTTGGACCTGGCGACATTCTGGAATCAATGGCTGGCCTATCAGGCACCTGCTGCAGAGAGAGCCTACGCGTTTCACGATGCATTAGCGCAAGGCTTTGCCAGCATGGCTAAGATGTTTGCCAGTCAGCATCAGATCGACATTGTTGTGCTGTCTGGTGGTGTTATGCACAACCGATTATTACGGGAGTTATTGATTCATTATCTGGGTGACATGCAAGTCATTTGGCCTGAACGTTTGCCGATGGGTGATGGGGGATTATCTCTTGGACAGGCAATTATTGCGGCAGCCCGTTAA
- the murB gene encoding UDP-N-acetylmuramate dehydrogenase, with the protein MTHPFVSIQNLHTFGLPVHARRVIVAESAEQLVDAWQKSEQQQCPALLLGEGSNMLFLEDFDGWIIQNRIKGREIGQSANNWYLHVGAGENWHELVRYALEHNIAGLENLALIPGCVGSAPIQNIGAYGVELKDVCEYVDLLNLRTGELTRLKAEQCHFGYRESIFKHQFRDGYAIVAVGLKLPKQWKPVLSYGDLRQFDLATVTPMQVFDAVCAMRTSKLPDPNVTGNAGSFFKNPVVSAQQAADILKHYPGAPHYPQADGQEKLAAGWLIDMCQLKGHRIGGAAVHQQQALVLINQDNATSQDVVALAAYVQKQVAERFNVVLEPEVRFIGKTGERNALEVLA; encoded by the coding sequence ATGACTCATCCATTCGTGTCGATTCAGAATCTTCATACTTTTGGTTTACCCGTTCATGCCCGGCGCGTGATTGTTGCTGAATCCGCTGAGCAATTGGTTGATGCATGGCAGAAGTCTGAACAGCAACAGTGTCCGGCATTGTTGTTGGGAGAAGGCAGCAATATGTTGTTTTTAGAGGATTTCGACGGTTGGATTATTCAAAATCGTATTAAAGGCAGGGAAATCGGCCAGTCAGCTAATAACTGGTATTTGCATGTGGGGGCCGGTGAAAACTGGCATGAACTGGTGCGCTATGCGCTGGAACATAATATTGCCGGGTTAGAGAATCTGGCGTTAATCCCTGGCTGTGTTGGTTCTGCACCCATCCAGAATATAGGTGCTTATGGTGTTGAGTTAAAAGATGTTTGTGAATATGTCGACCTTCTCAATTTAAGAACCGGGGAGTTAACCCGACTGAAAGCTGAGCAGTGTCATTTTGGCTATCGGGAAAGCATCTTTAAGCACCAGTTCCGCGATGGCTATGCCATTGTGGCAGTTGGTTTGAAGCTACCAAAGCAATGGAAACCGGTTTTAAGCTATGGCGATCTGCGTCAGTTTGATTTGGCAACGGTGACGCCAATGCAGGTATTTGACGCGGTTTGCGCGATGCGTACCAGCAAGTTACCCGACCCAAATGTGACGGGAAATGCCGGTAGCTTTTTTAAAAATCCAGTAGTCAGTGCGCAGCAGGCCGCCGATATTCTGAAACATTATCCTGGAGCGCCTCACTATCCACAGGCTGACGGTCAGGAAAAACTGGCCGCAGGCTGGTTGATTGATATGTGCCAATTGAAAGGCCATCGTATTGGTGGAGCCGCCGTTCATCAACAGCAGGCTCTGGTGCTGATTAATCAGGATAATGCGACCTCTCAGGATGTTGTTGCTTTAGCGGCCTATGTGCAAAAGCAAGTGGCTGAGCGTTTTAATGTTGTACTGGAGCCGGAAGTTCGTTTTATTGGCAAAACTGGTGAGCGCAACGCGCTTGAGGTGCTGGCATGA